From a region of the Gemmatimonadota bacterium genome:
- a CDS encoding type II toxin-antitoxin system Phd/YefM family antitoxin, whose product MDEPEQRPREISAAEARKNLAEVVSRAAYGGERFVVTRHGKGLAAIVPLEDAALLDRLRAALARRDVEAALEEIAREGAIPWDEVRRDLDL is encoded by the coding sequence ATGGACGAGCCGGAACAGCGCCCCCGGGAGATCTCGGCGGCCGAGGCGCGCAAGAACCTGGCGGAGGTGGTGAGCCGCGCCGCCTATGGCGGTGAGCGCTTCGTCGTGACCCGCCACGGGAAGGGGCTGGCCGCCATCGTGCCCCTCGAGGACGCCGCGCTGCTCGACCGACTACGGGCGGCGCTCGCCCGGCGGGACGTCGAAGCTGCCTTGGAAGAGATCGCCCGCGAGGGTGCGATCCCCTGGGACGAGGTGCGCCGCGACCTGGATCTCTGA